Proteins from a single region of Anastrepha ludens isolate Willacy chromosome 5, idAnaLude1.1, whole genome shotgun sequence:
- the LOC128863817 gene encoding odorant receptor 49a-like, producing the protein MGIKEFVQVFWGPNTLYQLVGYDFQLLPRPYWRQVLMNAFLIFTTISGICTRIYMLMQLRELIISGDILNTFRLGVYISYAIDSNVKFLVFLLNAHSLRKIYESLAAEYPQTYSDRKLYKVNKYSFRRMRLMICAYLLVSNSILLGPMLQSISMYIIDLFRYGYANATFPYLHPTPMPYNFDYCTPRYYIPIYLSEYLNGHFCTTTNLGTDLYVSTFAGQFCMQLEYLGYSLETYEPSVENSKADCEFLMKWIRKHQLMLSLCADLNEVFGTTLLFKLVSNCTVFCIIVVQLKLEGFGWGFLNFLSFFFVTVAQFFMVCQYGQKLITISENLALSVYKNRWYNGSKEYKKLLFTIFTRAQKPAKLTARGFQPISLVTFQIVMTMTYRVFAVLQRALD; encoded by the exons ATGGGCATTAAAGAGTTTGTGCAAGTTTTCTGGGGCCCTAATACTTTATACCAACTTGTCGGTTACGATTTCCAACTATTGCCCCGCCCTTATTGGCGACAGGTACTAATGAACGCGTTCCTGATATTCACTACCATCAGCGGTATATGCACTCGCATCTACATGCTGATGCAACTGCGCGAGCTGATTATAAGTGGCGACATTCTGAATACTTTTCGTTTGGGAGTGTACATTTCATATGCCATCGATTCAAATGTGAAGTTTTTGGTGTTTCTTCTGAATGCACACAGTTTGCGTAAAATTTACGAATCTCTGGCTGCTGAGTATCCGCAAACATACAGCGACCGGAAGTTATACaaagttaataaatatagttttaggcgtatgCGTCTAATGATTTGCGCCTATCTGTTGGTGTCTAATTCTATACTCCTCGGGCCGATGCTGCAGTCAATTTCCATGTATATTATTGATCTTTTTCGTTATGGCTACGCTAATGCAACATTTCCATATCTGCATCCAACTCCAATGCCTTACAATTTCGACTACTGTACTCCGCGTTATTACATTCCGATATATCTTTCGGAGTATTTAAACGGCCATTTCTGCACTACAACCAATTTAGGTACGGATTTATATGTAAGCACTTTTGCGGGACAATTTTGTATGCAACTGGAATATTTGGGTTACTCACTGGAAACTTACGAACCAAGTGTGGAGAACTCAAAAGCAGATTGTGAGTTTCTAATGAAGTGGATTAGAAAACATCAGCTAATGCTGAG tCTCTGTGCTGATCTAAATGAAGTCTTTGGCACAACTCTGCTGTTCAAACTAGTATCAAATTGTACTGTCTTTTGCATAATTGTCGTTCAGCTCAAGCTAGAAGGGTTTGGTTGGGGTTTCCTAAATTTCCTAAGCTTCTTTTTCGTTACTGTTGCACAATTCTTTATGGTATGCCAATACGGACAAAAACTGATTACCATC agcgAAAATCTGGCCCTAAGCGTTTACAAAAACCGCTGGTATAATGGCTCGAAAGAGtacaaaaaattgctttttactATATTTACGCGTGCGCAAAAACCCGCCAAGCTGACCGCGAGGGGATTTCAACCTATATCGCTAGTGACCTTTCAAATT GTGATGACTATGACCTACCGCGTATTCGCTGTGTTGCAGCGGGCTTTAGATTAA
- the LOC128863820 gene encoding homeobox protein 5-like: MNATATNTINLTTTPTPPSLFNSNTTNKNKNTTTTTTTTTTSFSFNSHNSTELMLMHLNGGGSGSRKPNDNNTNNNNKHNTNSNNSSQRNNGNRQQQQQQHQQQVNRKTQLVPTATAAARATDLQSLLNLPPPQTQQQAAAAAVAAATLANAAAAASLGAFGSSGGSQQAGTASASGRSPLPTQPQTQALIKTASKFIYNKPRNHFELLQQRLQMQQEFAQLLTSVAASSAAAAAVQQQAQQQQQHQRGRGGGAGSSNFGSTASSNTRAAQAAAAAAAAAAAKNSLSSLLPYSNWFF, encoded by the coding sequence ATGAATGCCACCGCCACCAATACAATAAACCTTACAACAACACCGACACCACCCTCCCTGTTCAATTCCAACACCACCAACAAGAACAAGAACACCACAACCACCACAACCACAACCACCACCAGTTTCAGTTTCAACTCCCATAACAGCACTGAATTGATGTTGATGCATTTGAATGGCGGTGGTAGTGGTAGCCGTAAACCGAACGACAACAAcactaacaataacaacaaacataacaccaacagcaacaacagcagtcaGCGCAATAACGGTAAccggcaacagcaacagcagcagcatcagcaacaGGTCAATCGTAAAACACAGCTAGTACCAACAGCGACTGCAGCAGCTCGAGCAACCGACTTGCAATCCTTACTGAACTTACCACCACCTCAGACACAGCAACAGGCAGCGGCTGCCGCCGTTGCAGCAGCAACTTTAGCAAATGCAGCTGCTGCTGCATCACTTGGCGCATTCGGTAGCAGCGGCGGAAGTCAGCAAGCAGGTACTGCATCAGCGTCAGGTCGTAGCCCACTACCTACACAACCGCAAACACAGGCGCTGATCAAAACGGCcagcaaatttatttacaacaaGCCGCGCAATCACTTCGAACTTCTGCAGCAGCGTTTGCAGATGCAACAGGAATTTGCACAATTGCTGACGAGCGTTGCGGCGAGCAGCGCAGCAGCTGCCGCAGTACAACAGCAagcgcagcagcaacaacaacatcagcgGGGACGCGGCGGTGGAGCAGGTAGTAGCAATTTTGGGAGTACGGCCAGCAGCAACACCCGCGCAGCCCAAGCAgctgcggcagcagcagcagcggcagcggcaaAAAATTCATTATCTTCTCTCTTACCCTATTCGAATTGGTTCTTCTAA
- the LOC128863819 gene encoding ELAV-like protein 2: MMTTSANSNNMVEGQQQQNGSGGSGTSAGSGSATAAATAANTNVSSNNNNNNNTSTNNNNNNMESDPKTNLIVNYLPQTMSQEEIRSLFVSFGEVESCKLIRDKVTGQSLGYGFVNYVKQEDAEKAISSLNGLRLQNKTIKVSIARPSSESIKGANLYVSGLPKNMTQPDLEVLFSPYGKIITSRILCDNITGLSKGVGFIRFDQRHEADRAIKELNGTIPKNATDPIIVKFANNPSNNKSLQPLAAYLTPQNARARGFPAAAAAVGAAAAAAAIHPSAASRYSSVISRYSPLAGDLLANTMLPGNPINGSGWCIFVYNLAPETEENVLWQLFGPFGAVQSVKVIRDLQTNKCKGFGFVTMTNYEEAVVAIQSLNGYTLGNRVLQVSFKTNKTKQT; this comes from the exons ATGATGACTACCAGCGCTAACAGTAATAACATGGTCGAAGGACAGCAGCAGCAAAACGGCAGCGGTGGCTCGGGAACTAGTGCTGGTAGTGGTAGCGCAACAgctgcagcaacagcagctaATACAAATGttagcagcaataacaacaataataacaatacaagtactaacaacaataacaacaatatggAAAGTGACCCAAAAACAAACTTAATTGTTAATTACCTGCCACAAACTATGTCGCAAGAAGAGATACGCTCATTATTTGTTAGCTTCGGTGAAGTCGAGAGCTGCAAATTGATACGAGATAAGGTGACAG GTCAAAGTCTCGGGTATGGATTCGTTAATTACGTAAAACAGGAAGATGCCGAGAAGGCAATCAGCTCGCTCAATGGTTTGcgtttgcaaaataaaacaattaaa GTCTCAATAGCCCGTCCTAGCTCAGAATCCATTAAGGGAGCAAACTTATATGTATCTGGTCTTCCCAAAAATATGACGCAACCCGATCTCGAAGTTCTATTCAGTCCATATGGCAAAATAATTACCTCAAGAATTTTATGCGACAATATCACAG GTCTCTCGAAGGGTGTTGGTTTTATACGTTTCGATCAACGCCATGAAGCTGATCGCGCCATCAAGGAATTAAATGGAACGATACCGAAAAATGCCACCGATCCCATCATTGTGAAATTTGCCAATAACCCTAGTAATAACAAGTCATTGCAGCCCCTTGCCGCTTATTTAACACCACAAAATGCTCGGGCACGGGGCTTTCCAGCTGCTGCTGCGGCTGTTGGTGCAGCTGCCGCCGCTGCAGCCATACATCCTTCGGCAGCGAGTCGTTACAG TTCAGTGATTTCGCGCTACTCGCCATTAGCTGGTGATCTTTTGGCCAACACTATGCTACCCGGTAATCCCATCAATGGCTCTGgctggtgcatttttgtttacaatttggCGCCCGAAACTGAGGAAAATGTGTTATGGCAGCTTTTTGGCCCATTCGGTGCTGTACAGTCGGTAAAG GTAATACGCGATCTGCagacaaataaatgcaaaggTTTCGGTTTTGTCACCATGACCAACTATGAGGAGGCTGTAGTCGCTATACAATCGCTCAATGGCTATACGCTGGGCAACCGTGTGCTTCAAGTCAGCTTTAAGACGaataaaacaaagcaaacgtaa